A genomic region of Anas acuta chromosome 1, bAnaAcu1.1, whole genome shotgun sequence contains the following coding sequences:
- the HIKESHI gene encoding protein Hikeshi isoform X1 codes for MFGCLVAGRLVQAAPQQVAEDKFVFDLPDYENINHVVVFMLGTIPFPEGMGGSVYFCYPDQSGMAVWQLLGFVTNEKPSAIFKISGLKSGKGSQHPFGAMNLPQTPTVAQIGISVELLENLAQQTPVASAAVSSVDSFTEFTQKMLDNFYNFASSFAVTQAQMTPNPSEAFIPANVVLKWYENFQRRLTQNPLFWKT; via the exons atgttCGGCTGCCTGGTGGCGGGCAGGCTg GTACAAGCAGCTCCTCAACAAGTGGCCGAAGACAAATTTGTATTTGATTTACCAGACTATGAAAACATCAACCATGTAGTAGTGTTCATGCTGGGAACTATACCTTTTCCGGaaggcatgggaggatctgtCTATTTTTGTTACCCGGACCAGAGTGGGATGGCAGTGTGGCAACTGCTGGGCTTTGTCACTAACGAGAAGCCAAGTGCAATCTTCAAAATTTCTGGCCTGAAGTCTG GGAAGGGAAGCCAACACCCCTTTGGTGCCATGAACCTCCCGCAGACGCCAACTGTGGCCCAGATTGGAATCTCGGTGGAACTCCTGGAAAACCTGGCACAGCAGACTCCTGTTGCAAGTGCTGCTGTGTCATCGGTAGACTCGTTCACAGAG ttcacTCAGAAGATGTTGGATAACTTCTATAATTTTGCTTCCTCTTTTGCTGTTACTCAGGCACAGATGAcgccaaatccttctgaagcTTTCATTCCTGCAAATGTAGTTCTGAAATG